In Cellvibrio polysaccharolyticus, a genomic segment contains:
- the rplO gene encoding 50S ribosomal protein L15: MRLNTLSPAPGRVREKKRVGRGIGSGLGKTAGRGHKGLKSRSGGSVRPGFEGGQMPLQIRLPKYGFSSRIGRVTAKIRLSELNAVEGGVIDLETLKQADVIGVNVKRARIFASGELKQAVTVKGLAVTKGARAAIEAAGGKIEE; encoded by the coding sequence ATGCGTCTGAATACGCTAAGTCCTGCACCCGGTCGCGTACGTGAGAAGAAGCGTGTAGGCCGTGGTATCGGTAGCGGATTGGGTAAAACCGCAGGTCGTGGTCACAAGGGTTTGAAATCCCGCTCTGGTGGCTCGGTAAGACCTGGTTTCGAAGGCGGTCAAATGCCTTTGCAGATCCGTCTGCCCAAGTATGGTTTCTCTTCTCGCATTGGCCGCGTTACTGCAAAAATTCGTCTTTCCGAATTGAACGCAGTAGAAGGTGGTGTAATCGACCTGGAAACTCTGAAGCAAGCTGATGTCATCGGTGTTAACGTCAAGCGCGCAAGAATTTTTGCGTCTGGCGAGTTGAAGCAAGCTGTTACTGTGAAAGGCCTTGCAGTAACCAAGGGTGCCAGAGCTGCGATTGAAGCCGCTGGCGGGAAAATCGAGGAATAA
- the rpmD gene encoding 50S ribosomal protein L30 has protein sequence MSKKMIKVTQIKSTAGRLKNHKASVAGLGLRRIGHTVEVEDTPSVRGMINLVNYLVKVEGE, from the coding sequence ATGTCTAAGAAAATGATTAAAGTGACTCAGATCAAGAGCACTGCAGGCCGGTTGAAGAACCATAAAGCCAGCGTTGCCGGATTGGGCTTGCGCCGTATCGGTCACACTGTCGAAGTAGAAGATACTCCGTCAGTTCGTGGCATGATTAATTTAGTGAACTATCTGGTCAAGGTAGAGGGTGAATAA
- the rpsE gene encoding 30S ribosomal protein S5, translating to MAYSKKDEDNSEGLQEKLVQVNRVAKTVKGGRIFAFTALTVVGDGNGKVGFGRGKAREVPAAIQKAMEAARRNMITVELNGDTLQYPTKGAHGASKVYMQPASQGTGVIAGGAMRAVLEIAGVQNVLSKCYGSTNPVNVVRATFNALKSMTSPEAVAAKRGKSVEDILN from the coding sequence ATGGCTTACTCCAAGAAAGATGAAGACAACAGCGAAGGCTTGCAAGAGAAACTCGTTCAAGTAAATCGTGTTGCCAAAACTGTTAAAGGTGGTCGTATCTTTGCTTTTACCGCACTGACTGTTGTTGGTGACGGTAACGGTAAAGTCGGCTTTGGCCGTGGCAAGGCGCGTGAAGTGCCTGCTGCGATCCAGAAAGCAATGGAAGCCGCTCGTCGCAACATGATCACCGTTGAATTGAATGGTGACACCCTGCAGTACCCGACCAAAGGTGCACATGGCGCTTCCAAAGTGTACATGCAGCCTGCTTCCCAGGGTACCGGTGTTATCGCCGGTGGTGCAATGCGTGCGGTTCTTGAAATTGCCGGCGTTCAAAACGTATTGTCCAAGTGCTACGGTTCTACCAACCCGGTAAACGTTGTACGCGCTACTTTTAACGCACTGAAATCAATGACTTCTCCGGAAGCTGTTGCTGCAAAGCGCGGTAAATCAGTAGAAGACATTCTTAACTGA
- the rplR gene encoding 50S ribosomal protein L18, whose product MSDKKLSRLRRARRARAKIRELNVTRLSIHRTPRHIYAQVISEDGSRVVASASTLDKDLRSGKTGNADAAKAVGALIAERAKAAGVTQVAFDRSGFKYHGRVKALADAAREGGLEF is encoded by the coding sequence ATGAGCGATAAGAAGTTATCTCGTCTTCGCCGTGCGCGCCGTGCCCGTGCAAAGATTCGTGAACTGAACGTTACACGTTTGTCGATTCACCGCACACCGCGTCACATCTATGCACAAGTTATTTCAGAGGATGGTTCAAGAGTCGTAGCAAGCGCCTCTACTCTTGATAAAGATCTGCGTAGTGGTAAAACAGGTAATGCTGATGCCGCAAAAGCAGTAGGTGCTCTGATCGCAGAGCGAGCCAAAGCTGCCGGCGTTACCCAGGTTGCGTTTGACCGTAGTGGTTTCAAATACCACGGTCGTGTTAAAGCTCTGGCCGATGCTGCGCGTGAAGGTGGACTGGAATTCTAA
- the rplF gene encoding 50S ribosomal protein L6 produces the protein MSRVAKSPVEVPAAVSVTLNGQSLSIKGGKGTLALEIHPSVEVKQDSNVLTFAPRDGAKQSDALAGTTRALVNNMVIGVNQGFERKLTLVGVGYRAKAEGNTVNLSVGFSNAVNYKVPAGVTVETPSQTEIVLKSADKQLLGQVASEIRAFREPEPYKGKGIRYSDETVLRKEAKKK, from the coding sequence ATGTCACGAGTTGCAAAAAGTCCGGTTGAAGTACCTGCTGCAGTCAGTGTTACCCTGAACGGGCAATCACTGTCTATTAAAGGCGGCAAAGGTACATTGGCGCTCGAAATCCATCCCAGCGTTGAAGTGAAGCAGGACAGCAATGTCCTGACCTTCGCTCCTCGCGATGGCGCCAAGCAGTCTGATGCATTAGCGGGTACTACCCGTGCTCTGGTAAATAACATGGTTATCGGTGTAAATCAGGGTTTCGAAAGAAAACTGACACTGGTAGGCGTGGGTTACCGTGCTAAAGCAGAAGGCAACACTGTAAACCTGTCTGTTGGTTTTTCTAACGCGGTGAACTACAAAGTTCCTGCTGGCGTTACCGTAGAGACCCCCAGCCAGACTGAAATTGTACTGAAGAGCGCTGACAAGCAATTGCTTGGTCAGGTTGCTTCTGAAATCCGTGCATTCCGCGAGCCAGAGCCGTACAAAGGCAAAGGTATCCGCTACTCGGATGAAACAGTACTGCGTAAAGAAGCCAAGAAGAAGTAA
- the rpsH gene encoding 30S ribosomal protein S8, which yields MSMQDPLADMLTRIRNAQMVGKTSVTMPSSKLKISVAKVLSDEGYINGFSVSEAAKQELTVDLKYFEGKAVIAELDRVSRPGLRNYAGKAGLPSVRGGLGIAIVSTSKGVMTDRAARAAGVGGEVLCTVF from the coding sequence ATGAGCATGCAAGATCCGTTAGCAGATATGCTGACCCGCATTCGCAACGCGCAAATGGTGGGCAAGACTTCTGTGACCATGCCATCTTCAAAATTGAAGATCAGTGTGGCAAAAGTACTCTCTGACGAGGGTTACATCAATGGTTTTTCCGTTAGCGAAGCTGCTAAGCAGGAACTGACTGTTGACTTGAAATATTTTGAAGGCAAGGCAGTAATCGCCGAGCTTGACCGTGTGAGCCGTCCTGGCCTGCGTAATTATGCCGGGAAAGCCGGGTTGCCAAGCGTTCGCGGTGGTTTGGGTATCGCGATCGTTTCAACCAGTAAAGGTGTTATGACTGATCGTGCTGCTCGCGCTGCTGGCGTGGGCGGTGAAGTCCTCTGCACAGTATTCTAA
- the rpsN gene encoding 30S ribosomal protein S14, whose product MAKKSMIAREVKRAETANKFAAKRDELKAIIVSPSSTEEQVWEAQIKLQKMPRDASPSRQRNRCRVTGRPHGVYRKFGLCRHKLREAAMRGDVPGLVKASW is encoded by the coding sequence ATGGCTAAGAAATCGATGATTGCACGTGAAGTCAAGCGTGCAGAAACCGCTAACAAGTTCGCCGCCAAGCGCGACGAGTTGAAAGCAATTATCGTGAGTCCTTCGTCTACTGAAGAGCAGGTGTGGGAAGCGCAAATCAAATTGCAAAAGATGCCTCGTGATGCCAGCCCTTCACGTCAGCGTAACCGTTGCCGTGTAACCGGCCGTCCTCATGGCGTTTACCGCAAATTCGGCTTGTGCCGTCATAAATTGCGTGAAGCGGCCATGCGCGGTGATGTGCCGGGTCTGGTTAAAGCCAGTTGGTAA
- the rplE gene encoding 50S ribosomal protein L5 has translation MARLKELYKKELAPKLVEELGLANVMEVPRITKITLNMGVGEAVGDKKVLENAVNDLVKISGQKVVVTNARKSIAGFKIRDGWPIGCKVTLRSDRMYEFLDRLIAVAIPRIRDFRGISPKQFDGRGNFSMGVTEQIIFPEIDYDKVDKLRGLDICITTTARTDEEGRALLKAFNFPFKG, from the coding sequence ATGGCTAGGCTAAAAGAACTGTACAAAAAAGAACTTGCCCCCAAGCTGGTAGAAGAGCTCGGTCTGGCAAACGTTATGGAAGTGCCACGCATCACCAAAATTACCCTGAACATGGGTGTAGGTGAAGCTGTTGGTGACAAGAAAGTGCTTGAGAACGCGGTTAATGACCTGGTTAAAATTTCCGGTCAGAAAGTCGTTGTCACAAATGCTCGCAAATCTATTGCGGGTTTTAAAATTCGTGACGGCTGGCCAATCGGTTGCAAAGTAACTCTGCGTAGTGATCGGATGTATGAGTTCCTGGATCGCCTGATTGCTGTAGCCATCCCACGTATTCGTGACTTCCGCGGTATCAGCCCGAAGCAGTTTGATGGTCGTGGTAATTTCTCCATGGGCGTGACTGAACAAATCATCTTCCCTGAGATTGATTACGATAAAGTCGACAAACTGCGTGGTTTGGATATTTGTATCACAACCACAGCTCGAACAGACGAAGAAGGTCGTGCGCTGTTAAAAGCGTTCAACTTCCCGTTCAAAGGCTAA
- the rplX gene encoding 50S ribosomal protein L24 encodes MRKIKRDDEVIVIAGRDKGKRGKVVRVLAEDRLIVSGVNIIKKHQKPNPQLGVAGGIVEKEASIHASNVAIYNSATQKADRVGFKVLENGDKVRVFKSNGEAVGA; translated from the coding sequence ATGCGTAAAATTAAACGTGATGACGAAGTGATTGTTATCGCCGGTCGCGACAAGGGCAAACGTGGTAAAGTAGTTCGCGTTTTGGCCGAAGATCGCCTGATCGTATCCGGTGTTAACATCATCAAAAAACACCAAAAGCCAAACCCGCAACTGGGCGTGGCTGGTGGAATTGTTGAAAAAGAAGCCTCAATTCATGCTTCCAATGTTGCCATCTACAACAGTGCAACTCAGAAAGCTGATCGTGTTGGCTTCAAGGTCCTTGAAAATGGCGACAAAGTTCGTGTTTTCAAATCCAATGGCGAAGCCGTAGGGGCGTAA
- the rplN gene encoding 50S ribosomal protein L14 yields MIQTESYLDVADNSGARRVMCIKVLGGSHRRYAAVGDIIKVTVKEAIPRGKVKKGQVMKAVVVRTKKGVRRQDGSLIKFDDNAAVLLNNQDAPIGTRIFGPVTRELRGEKFMKIISLAPEVL; encoded by the coding sequence ATGATTCAAACAGAAAGCTACTTAGATGTTGCTGACAATAGCGGTGCTCGCCGTGTCATGTGCATCAAGGTTCTTGGCGGTTCCCACCGTCGCTATGCCGCAGTGGGCGACATCATCAAAGTAACCGTAAAGGAAGCAATTCCTCGCGGTAAGGTGAAAAAAGGCCAGGTAATGAAAGCAGTTGTCGTGCGCACCAAAAAAGGTGTGCGTCGCCAAGACGGTTCATTAATCAAGTTTGACGATAATGCTGCCGTACTGCTGAACAACCAGGATGCTCCGATCGGTACCCGTATTTTCGGACCCGTAACTCGTGAGTTGCGTGGCGAGAAATTTATGAAAATCATTTCTTTGGCTCCGGAAGTGCTCTAA
- the rpsQ gene encoding 30S ribosomal protein S17, with translation MTQETTLARALTGKVVSDKMDKTITVLIERRVKHPLYGKYTTKSSKVKAHDENNECKIGDVVTVAESRPLSKTKTWTLVNIEERATGV, from the coding sequence ATGACCCAGGAAACAACACTGGCTCGCGCACTGACCGGTAAGGTCGTTAGCGACAAGATGGATAAAACCATCACTGTTCTGATTGAGCGCCGTGTAAAGCACCCGCTTTATGGTAAGTACACTACCAAATCGTCCAAAGTAAAAGCTCACGACGAAAACAACGAATGCAAAATTGGTGACGTTGTTACAGTTGCTGAGTCTCGTCCTCTGTCTAAAACCAAGACTTGGACTTTGGTTAATATTGAAGAGCGCGCCACCGGAGTCTGA
- the rpmC gene encoding 50S ribosomal protein L29, which translates to MKASELREKSVEELNGALLDQLKEQFKLRMQAATGQLAQSHLLAQVRKDIARIKTVLNQKAGN; encoded by the coding sequence ATGAAAGCTTCAGAACTCCGCGAAAAGTCCGTCGAAGAGCTGAATGGCGCACTTCTGGACCAATTGAAAGAGCAGTTCAAGCTGCGTATGCAAGCTGCAACCGGTCAATTGGCTCAGTCTCACTTGCTTGCGCAAGTTCGCAAAGACATTGCTCGGATCAAGACTGTGCTCAACCAAAAGGCAGGTAACTAA
- the rplP gene encoding 50S ribosomal protein L16: MLQPKRTKFRKQMKGRNRGLAQRGSKVSFGDFGLKATGRGRITARQIEAARRAMTRHVKRGGKIWIRVFPDKPITEKPLEVRQGKGKGNVEYWVAQIRPGKVLYEMDGVSEELAREAFSLAAAKLPVTTTFVKRSVM; the protein is encoded by the coding sequence ATGTTACAACCTAAGCGTACAAAGTTTCGCAAGCAAATGAAGGGCCGCAACCGCGGTCTGGCCCAGCGTGGCTCCAAAGTTAGCTTTGGTGATTTTGGCTTGAAAGCAACTGGTCGCGGTCGCATTACTGCTCGTCAGATCGAAGCAGCACGTCGTGCGATGACTCGTCACGTTAAGCGTGGCGGTAAAATCTGGATCCGTGTGTTCCCGGACAAGCCGATTACCGAAAAGCCTCTGGAAGTTCGTCAGGGTAAAGGTAAAGGTAACGTGGAATACTGGGTAGCGCAAATTCGTCCGGGCAAAGTTCTTTATGAAATGGACGGTGTGAGCGAAGAGTTGGCTCGTGAAGCATTCTCTCTCGCAGCGGCGAAATTGCCTGTTACAACAACCTTTGTTAAACGTTCGGTGATGTGA
- the rpsC gene encoding 30S ribosomal protein S3 — MGQKVHPNGIRLGIVKKHTSVWYADGTDYADKLNIDLKVRSYIQKKLASASVSRVDIERPANTARITIHTARPGIVIGKKGEDVDKLRADISKQMGVPVHINIEEIRKPDLDAVLVAQSVAQQLERRVMFRRAMKRAVQNAMRQGAEGIKIQVGGRLGGAEIARSEWYREGRVPLHTLRADIDYATAEASTTYGIIGVKVWIFKGEVIGDVVETEAASKKKPAKSK, encoded by the coding sequence ATGGGTCAGAAAGTACATCCGAACGGTATTCGTCTGGGAATCGTCAAAAAGCATACTTCTGTATGGTATGCCGATGGTACTGATTACGCAGACAAACTGAACATCGATCTGAAAGTGCGTTCGTACATTCAGAAAAAACTGGCGAGTGCCTCTGTTAGCCGCGTAGATATCGAGCGTCCGGCCAACACTGCTCGCATTACCATTCACACTGCCCGTCCGGGTATCGTGATCGGTAAGAAAGGTGAAGATGTTGATAAATTGCGTGCTGACATCAGCAAGCAAATGGGCGTGCCAGTGCACATCAATATTGAAGAGATTCGCAAGCCGGATCTGGACGCAGTATTGGTAGCGCAAAGCGTAGCCCAGCAACTTGAGCGTCGTGTAATGTTCCGTCGTGCTATGAAGCGCGCGGTACAAAACGCCATGCGTCAGGGCGCTGAAGGTATCAAAATCCAGGTGGGTGGCCGCTTGGGTGGTGCCGAGATCGCTCGTAGTGAGTGGTATCGTGAAGGTCGCGTACCTTTGCATACTCTGCGTGCAGATATTGATTATGCAACTGCAGAAGCCAGCACCACCTACGGCATCATCGGTGTAAAAGTATGGATTTTCAAAGGTGAAGTTATCGGTGACGTAGTAGAAACCGAAGCTGCATCCAAGAAAAAACCTGCAAAATCCAAGTAA
- the rplV gene encoding 50S ribosomal protein L22, with protein sequence MEVAAKLSGARLSAQKARLVADQIRGKGVEDALDVLAFSNKKGAEIIKKVLESAIANAEHNEGADVDELKVSTIFVDEGTSLKRIRPRAKGRADRIVKRTCHITVKVADK encoded by the coding sequence ATGGAAGTAGCAGCAAAGTTAAGCGGTGCTCGTCTGTCGGCGCAAAAAGCGCGTTTGGTAGCAGATCAAATTCGCGGTAAAGGCGTTGAAGACGCTCTTGATGTTCTTGCTTTCAGCAACAAGAAAGGCGCAGAAATTATCAAGAAAGTGCTCGAATCTGCAATTGCAAACGCAGAGCATAACGAAGGCGCTGATGTTGACGAATTGAAAGTGTCGACAATTTTTGTGGATGAAGGTACCAGCTTGAAGCGCATCAGACCGCGCGCCAAGGGCCGTGCCGACCGCATTGTCAAACGCACTTGTCACATCACCGTTAAAGTAGCCGACAAGTAA
- the rpsS gene encoding 30S ribosomal protein S19 translates to MPRSLKKGPFIDLHLIKKVEAAIESNDRRPIKTWSRRSMIMPEMVGLTLAVHNGRQHVPVLVNEEMVGHKLGEFAATRTYRGHAADKKAKKR, encoded by the coding sequence GTGCCACGTTCACTGAAAAAAGGTCCTTTTATCGATCTTCACCTGATTAAGAAGGTCGAAGCGGCGATCGAGAGTAATGATCGTCGTCCGATCAAAACCTGGTCACGTCGTTCAATGATTATGCCGGAAATGGTTGGTTTGACTCTGGCTGTTCACAACGGGCGTCAGCACGTACCGGTCCTGGTCAACGAAGAAATGGTTGGTCATAAACTTGGCGAGTTTGCAGCAACACGTACTTACCGTGGTCACGCTGCCGACAAAAAAGCTAAAAAGCGCTAA
- the rplB gene encoding 50S ribosomal protein L2 produces the protein MPIVKSKPTSPGRRFVVRVVSEGLHKGAPYAPLLEKKSKSGGRNNTGRITTRHVGGGHKQHYRLVDFRRNKDGIPATVERLEYDPNRTANIALVVYADGERRYIIAPKGLNAGDKIESGNTAGIKVGNSLPLRNIPLGSVIHCIELKPGKGAQVARSAGASAQLVARDGAYATLRLRSGEMRKVLTDCRATLGEVSNSEHNLRSLGKAGAKRWLGVRPTVRGVAMNPVDHPHGGGEGRTSGGRHPVSPWGIPTKGYKTRKNKRTDKMIVRRRDKK, from the coding sequence ATGCCTATTGTAAAAAGTAAACCAACCTCGCCAGGCCGCCGCTTTGTTGTTCGCGTCGTGAGCGAAGGTCTTCACAAGGGTGCACCTTATGCTCCTTTGCTGGAGAAAAAATCCAAGTCCGGTGGGCGTAATAATACTGGTCGTATCACTACCCGTCATGTTGGTGGTGGTCACAAGCAACACTATCGTCTGGTTGATTTCCGTCGTAACAAAGATGGTATCCCGGCGACTGTAGAGCGTCTGGAATATGACCCTAACCGTACTGCCAATATTGCTTTGGTTGTTTATGCCGATGGTGAGCGTCGTTACATTATCGCTCCAAAAGGTCTGAATGCCGGCGATAAAATTGAATCAGGTAATACCGCAGGTATTAAAGTTGGTAACAGCTTGCCTCTGCGTAATATCCCGCTCGGTAGCGTGATTCATTGTATTGAGCTCAAGCCAGGTAAAGGTGCGCAAGTTGCACGTTCTGCCGGTGCATCTGCTCAATTGGTTGCGCGTGATGGCGCTTACGCAACTCTGCGCTTGCGCAGTGGTGAAATGCGTAAAGTGTTGACTGATTGTCGTGCAACTTTGGGTGAAGTATCCAACAGTGAGCATAATCTTCGTTCTCTCGGTAAGGCTGGTGCCAAACGTTGGCTCGGTGTGCGTCCGACAGTGCGCGGTGTTGCGATGAACCCGGTAGATCACCCGCACGGTGGTGGTGAAGGGCGTACCTCTGGTGGTCGTCACCCTGTATCTCCATGGGGTATCCCGACCAAGGGTTACAAAACGCGCAAAAACAAGCGCACCGATAAGATGATCGTTCGTCGTCGCGACAAGAAATAA
- the rplW gene encoding 50S ribosomal protein L23 — protein sequence MNQERIYKVLLGPVVSEKSAAAGESGNQVVFKVLADASKLEIKAAVQSLFNAKVESVRVLNVKGKTKRTRYGVGRRSDWKKAYVRLEQGQDIDFAVAE from the coding sequence ATGAACCAAGAACGCATTTATAAAGTGTTGTTAGGTCCTGTGGTTTCTGAAAAATCTGCAGCGGCAGGTGAGTCAGGCAACCAGGTTGTATTCAAGGTTCTTGCTGATGCAAGCAAACTTGAAATCAAAGCGGCTGTTCAGTCTTTGTTTAACGCTAAAGTTGAAAGCGTGCGTGTTTTGAACGTAAAGGGCAAAACCAAACGTACTCGCTACGGTGTTGGCAGAAGAAGCGACTGGAAAAAAGCTTATGTACGTCTTGAGCAAGGTCAGGACATCGACTTTGCGGTAGCTGAGTAA
- the rplD gene encoding 50S ribosomal protein L4, which yields MELNIVTPEGAKSTLSVSEVAFGREFNQDLVHQAVVAYMAGGRQGTKAQLTRAEVSGGGKKPWRQKGTGRARAGTIRSPIWRSGGVTFAAKPRSFDQKLNKKMYRAALQCILSELNRQDRLLVVESFDVDAPKTKSLIQKLAQYDLSEALIVTEELSENLFLASRNLHKVDVRDVQGVDPVSLIRFEKVVVTVPALKKFEEILG from the coding sequence ATGGAATTAAATATTGTTACGCCTGAAGGTGCCAAAAGTACGCTGAGCGTATCCGAGGTTGCTTTCGGAAGAGAGTTTAACCAGGATCTGGTGCATCAGGCTGTTGTTGCTTATATGGCTGGTGGACGTCAAGGTACCAAAGCACAGTTGACTCGTGCTGAAGTATCCGGTGGTGGTAAAAAGCCATGGCGTCAAAAAGGTACTGGCCGTGCTCGTGCCGGTACCATCCGTAGCCCGATCTGGCGTTCCGGTGGTGTTACTTTCGCTGCCAAGCCACGTAGTTTTGATCAGAAGCTGAACAAGAAAATGTATCGCGCTGCGCTGCAATGTATCTTGTCCGAGCTGAACCGTCAGGACCGTCTGCTGGTTGTTGAGAGTTTCGATGTTGATGCGCCGAAAACCAAATCACTGATCCAGAAACTGGCTCAATACGATTTGTCTGAAGCGTTGATCGTTACTGAAGAATTGAGTGAAAACCTGTTCCTCGCTTCACGCAACCTGCACAAGGTTGATGTTCGTGACGTTCAGGGTGTTGATCCGGTCAGCCTTATCCGTTTTGAGAAAGTGGTTGTTACCGTTCCTGCACTCAAAAAATTTGAGGAGATCCTGGGATGA
- the rplC gene encoding 50S ribosomal protein L3: MTIGIVGRKSGMTRIFTDDGISIPVSVIEVEPNRITQVKNVETDGYSAVQVAVGSRRASRVTKSEAGHYAKANAEAGRGLWELRNDSQDAFEVGGEITVAAFEAGQIIDVTGTSKGKGFAGTVKRWNFSMQDATHGNSRSHRVPGSIGQCQTPGRVFKGKKMTGHMGAERVTVQNLEVVRVDVERNLLLVKGAIPGAPGGDVIVRPAVKARNNA; this comes from the coding sequence ATGACGATTGGTATTGTCGGCCGCAAAAGCGGCATGACTCGTATATTTACCGATGATGGTATTTCCATTCCTGTGTCTGTGATTGAGGTTGAGCCTAACCGCATCACCCAGGTCAAGAATGTCGAAACCGATGGTTACTCTGCTGTGCAGGTTGCTGTAGGTTCTCGTCGCGCCTCCCGTGTTACCAAATCCGAAGCCGGTCACTATGCCAAAGCAAATGCTGAAGCAGGTCGTGGTCTGTGGGAATTGCGTAACGACTCTCAAGACGCTTTCGAAGTCGGTGGTGAAATCACCGTAGCTGCTTTCGAAGCTGGTCAAATCATTGATGTTACCGGTACCTCCAAAGGTAAAGGTTTCGCTGGTACAGTAAAACGTTGGAACTTCAGCATGCAAGATGCCACTCACGGCAACTCGCGTTCTCACCGTGTTCCAGGTTCTATTGGTCAGTGTCAAACTCCGGGTCGCGTTTTCAAAGGCAAGAAAATGACAGGCCACATGGGTGCTGAGCGCGTAACCGTTCAAAACCTTGAAGTGGTTCGTGTTGATGTCGAACGCAATCTGCTTTTGGTCAAGGGTGCTATTCCTGGTGCTCCAGGTGGCGATGTGATTGTGCGTCCAGCTGTTAAAGCGCGCAACAACGCTTAA
- the rpsJ gene encoding 30S ribosomal protein S10, with the protein MQNQRIRIRLKAFDHKLIDASTQEIVETAKRTGAQVRGPIPLPTRKERFTILISPHVNKDARDQYEIRTHKRLLDIVEPTEKTVDALMKLDLAAGVEVQISLG; encoded by the coding sequence ATGCAGAATCAACGCATTCGAATTCGCCTGAAGGCTTTTGATCATAAGCTCATCGATGCTTCTACTCAGGAAATTGTCGAGACAGCAAAGCGTACAGGTGCACAAGTTCGCGGCCCGATTCCGCTGCCGACTCGTAAAGAGCGCTTCACAATATTGATCTCCCCGCACGTCAACAAAGACGCGCGTGATCAGTATGAGATTCGTACACACAAGCGTTTGCTGGATATTGTTGAGCCTACTGAAAAAACCGTAGATGCCCTGATGAAGCTGGATCTGGCTGCAGGCGTCGAGGTTCAAATTAGTCTCGGTTAA